A stretch of Triticum aestivum cultivar Chinese Spring chromosome 1D, IWGSC CS RefSeq v2.1, whole genome shotgun sequence DNA encodes these proteins:
- the LOC123183264 gene encoding mitogen-activated protein kinase 10 has product MQQAQRSKSSAEVDFFTEYGDANRYKIQEVIGKGSYGVVCSALDLQTRQKVAIKKIHNIFEHTSDAARILREIKLLRLLRHPDVVEIKHIMLPPSRKDFKDIYVVFELMESDLHQVIKANDDLTKEHYQFFLYQLLRALKYIHTASVYHRDLKPKNILANSNCKLKICDFGLARVAFNDTPTTVFWTDYVATRWYRAPELCGSFFTKYTPAIDIWSIGCIFAEVLTGKPLFPGKNVVHQLDLMTDLLGTPSMDTISRVRNEKARRYLSSMRKKDPVPFSQKFPNADPLGVKLLEKLLAFDPKDRPTAEEALTDPYFRGLSKPEREPSCQPIRKMEFDFEHSRVSKDDIRELIFQEILEYHPQLLKSYIDGTERTTFLYPSAVDHFKKQFSHLEESDGSGPVVPADRKHASLPRSTIVHSTPIPAKDTRPLFGKPCNKTSSETGRYAGNGHSASQASHAAQAVVSRRAAGSALPYDAASRPTISPGCPQQQIPQMYGQYQHQAAPGAGAGIPQTMGGYACGGYTKGTAPNAAAAPAMRAPPYRHLPAGQKNGPLDRLAVETTDIYTRSLNGIVAAAAASAGATSAHRKVGAVPFGMPTTY; this is encoded by the exons ATGCAGCAGGCGCAGCGGAGCAAG AGTTCGGCGGAGGTGGACTTCTTCACGGAGTACGGCGACGCCAACCGGTACAAGATCCAGGAGGTCATTGGCAAGGGGAGCTATGGGGTTGTGTGCTCTGCCCTTGATCTGCAGACCAGGCAGAAAGTGGCCATCAAGAAGATACACAATATTTTCGAGCATACCTCCGACGCAGCGCGGATCCTCCGCGAGATCAAGCTCCTGAGGCTCCTACGGCATCCTGACGTCGTCGAGATCAAGCACATTATGTTGCCTCCCTCCAGAAAGGACTTCAAAGACATCTACGTTGTTTTCGAGCTCATGGAGTCTGATCTCCACCAAGTTATTAAGGCCAACGATGACTTGACAAAAGAGCATTACCAGTTCTTTCTCTACCAGCTACTCCGAGCCCTCAAGTACATTCATACTG CTAGTGTTTACCATCGTGACCTGAAGCCCAAGAATATTTTGGCGAATTCTAACTGCAAATTGAAGATATGTGATTTTGGACTAGCACGAGTTGCATTCAACGATACCCCAACAACTGTCTTCTGGACG GATTATGTCGCGACAAGATGGTATAGAGCTCCAGAGCTCTGCGGATCCTTCTTCACAAAG TATACACCTGCCATTGACATTTGGAGCATTGGGTGCATTTTTGCCGAGGTGCTGACAGGAAAGCCTTTGTTTCCTGGTAAAAATGTTGTCCATCAGTTAGACTTGATGACTGATCTTCTAGGCACACCTTCAATGGATACAATTTCTCGG GTCCGAAACGAGAAAGCAAGAAGGTACTTGAGCAGTATGAGAAAGAAAGACCCGGTCCCATTTTCTCAGAAGTTTCCTAATGCAGATCCTTTGGGAGTAAAACTCTTGGAGAAGCTATTAGCCTTTGATCCAAAGGACCGTCCAACTGCGGAAGAG GCATTGACTGATCCGTACTTTAGAGGCCTTTCCAAGCCAGAGAGGGAACCATCCTGTCAGCCAATCAGAAAAATGGAGTTTGACTTTGAGCACAGCAGAGTGTCAAAGGATGATATAAGGGAGCTGATATTCCAGGAGATATTGGAATATCATCCGCAATTGCTGAAGAGCTACATTGATGGCACAGAGAGGACAACCTTTCTCTACCCAAG TGCTGTCGATCATTTTAAGAAGCAGTTCTCTCATCTTGAAGAAAGCGATGGCAGCGGCCCTGTAGTCCCAGCAGATAGAAAACATGCATCTCTTCCTAG GTCCACTATTGTTCACTCGACTCCAATTCCTGCGAAGGACACTCGGCCGCTCTTTGGCAAGCCTTGCAACAAAACTTCCTCGGAGACAGGGAGGTATGCTGGGAATGGTCACAGTGCTTCTCAGGCTTCACATGCGGCACAAGCAG TCGTTTCACGGAGAGCTGCTGGTTCAGCGTTACCTTATGACGCGGCAAGCAGGCCGACGATTAGCCCAGGATGCCCTCAGCAGCAGATCCCACAAATGTATGGGCAATATCAGCATCAAGCAGCTCCTGGTGCTGGTGCTGGGATACCACAGACCATGGGGGGCTATGCCTGTGGTGGGTACACCAAAGGCACGGCGCCtaatgctgctgctgctccagccatGAGAGCACCCCCCTACCGCCACCTTCCGGCGGGGCAGAAGAACGGTCCGCTGGACAGACTGGCGGTGGAGACCACCGACATATACACGCGGTCGCTCAACGGCATCGTCGCCGCCGCGGCGGCATCTGCCGGCGCCACGAGCGCCCACAGGAAGGTGGGCGCCGTGCCGTTTGGCATGCCGACGACTTACTAG
- the LOC123183265 gene encoding solanesyl-diphosphate synthase 2, chloroplastic, which produces MLSVSSPRMHMSRNAVDLGLLAACRCRRWAARPAPRRRAPCVCFVAAPSQTGLAAIDVPAAETIASAAAGTARLPERVSIASLLDVVSDDLLKLNNNLKSLIGAENPVLVSAAEQIFGAGGKRLRPALVFLVSRATAEVAGLSELTTEHKRLAEIIEMIHTASLIHDDVIDDSGMRRGKETIHQLYGTRIAVLAGDFMFAQSSWFLANLENIEVIKLISQVIKDFASGEIKQQSTLFDCDVTLDDYLLKSYYKTASLLASSTRSAAIFSGVSTAVCEQMYEYGRNLGLSFQVVDDILDFTQSAEQLGKPAGSDLAKGNLTAPVIFALQESPELREIIDSEFCDTGSLSAAMELVHRSGGIRRAQELAKEKGDLALQNLQCLPRSHFRTALENMVKYNLERID; this is translated from the exons ATGCTGTCTGTGAGCTCGCCGAGGATGCACATGAGCCGGAACGCCGTGGATTTGGGCCTGCTGGccgcctgccgctgccgccgctgggCCGCGCGCCCGGCGCCCAGGCGGCGCGCGCCATGTGTTTGTTTCGTGGCCGCACCCAGCCAGACAG GTCTCGCGGCGATCGACGTGCCGGCGGCAGAGACCATCGCTAGCGCGGCGGCCGGGACGGCGAGGCTCCCCGAGCGCGTGTCCATCGCTTCGCTCTTGGATGTCGTCTCCGACGACCTGCTCAAGCTCAACAACAACCTCAAATCG CTTATTGGTGCAGAAAATCCAGTTTTAGTATCTGCCGCAGAACAAATTTTTGGTGCTGGTGGAAAGAGATTAAGACCAGCATTGGTTTTTCTGGTGTCCAGAGCAACAGCGGAAGTAGCTGGCTTATC GGAGCTAACTACAGAACATAAACGCTTGGCAGAGATCATAGAAATGATTCACACTGCGAGTTTAATACATGATGATGTCATAGATGATAGTGGAATGCGCAGAG GGAAAGAAACCATTCATCAGCTATATGGAACACGGATAGCCGTGCTTGCTGGCGATTTCATGTTTGCACAATCTTCTTGGTTTCTGGCAAACCTAGAGAACATTGAGGTTATAAAGCTCATCAGCCAG GTGATCAAGGACTTTGCTAGCGGGGAGATAAAGCAGCAATCGACCCTGTTCGACTGCGACGTCACCCTGGACGACTACCTGCTCAAGAGCTACTACAAGACAGCCTCCCTGCTCGCTTCAAGCACGAGGTCCGCGGCCATATTCAGCGGGGTGAGCACCGCCGTGTGCGAGCAGATGTACGAGTACGGCAGGAACCTGGGGCTGTCGTTCCAGGTGGTCGACGACATCCTCGACTTCACGCAGTCGGCGGAGCAGCTGGGCAAGCCGGCGGGTAGCGACCTGGCCAAGGGGAACCTGACGGCCCCGGTCATCTTCGCGCTGCAGGAGTCGCCAGAGCTGAGGGAGATCATCGACTCCGAGTTCTGCGACACCGGCTCGCTGTCGGCGGCCATGGAGCTGGTGCACAGGAGCGGCGGGATCCGGCGGGCGCAGGAGCTGGCCAAGGAGAAGGGCGACCTGGCGCTCCAGAACCTGCAGTGCCTCCCCAGGAGCCATTTCAGGACCGCCCTCGAGAACATGGTGAAGTACAACCTTGAGAGGATCGACTAG